The Chitinophaga pinensis DSM 2588 region CAGGAACGATTTAATCTCAATGAGGATAAGGCGGATGAGCAAAGAATTGTTGCGGAAATAACCCGCAATGTTCATTTCAAGGGTACAAATTTATGGACACTTATTTTTGCAATTTTCATTGCCTCTATTGGTCTCAATGTGAACTCTACTGCTGTTATTATTGGCGCAATGCTTATTTCTCCATTGATGGGGCCGATTATGGGCATAGGGCTTGCGATAGCAATAAATGATTTTGATCTACTAAAGAAAGGCATAAAAAATCTTGCCATTGCGGTCATCATAAGTGTAGCTACCTCTTCTATTTACTTCTCTGTGACACCTCTCCATGATGCCAGCTCCGAGCTGCTGGCAAGAACAAATCCATCAATATGGGACGTATTTATTGCGCTGTTAGGTGGACTAGCGGGTATCGTGGCTGGGACGAGAAGGGAAAAGAGTAATGTCATTCCTGGTGTTGCGATTGCAACCGCTTTGATGCCACCTTTGTGTACAGCTGGATTTGGTATTGCTACTGGCAAATTGTATTATTTTTTAGGCGCTGCATATCTATTCTTTATAAATAGCGTTTTCATATGCCTCGCAACTTTTTTAATAGTTAAACATCTAAAATTTCGCAAGAAAGAATTCGCGACTGCTGAAACGGAGAAGCGGGTTTCCAGGTACATTCTTCTAGCCGTCATATTGACGTTGCTACCTAGCGTTTATCTTGGATATAGGATAGTTCAGCGAAGTATATTTGAGAACAATGCTAACAAGTTTGTTCAGACAGAATTCCATTTTACAAAAACTCAGGTTGTCACCCATACTTACAAGTATAATAACAAAGGAGGAGAAATAGATCTCCTGTTGGTTGGCCAACCTCTTGACCAGGCAATAATCGATTCTTTGCAAAAACGGCTGTCGCTTTATCATTTAAGTAATACAGCGCTAAATATTAGACAAGGACTTGACGCTAAACAGCAAATTGATTTATCTGCCATTAAAGCAAGTGTTCTGGAGGAAGTATTTGCTGCAGAATTAGTTTCAGATACCTTGAAGCGCCCAACCCCAGGAAACATTACAGAAGTTCCAGACATAAGTCTTGAGTTAAAAGCGCTTTATCCATCTTTGATACATTATACGCTTGAGTCAAGTGTTTTTACACGTCTCGATTCTATCAAAAGAGATACACTGTTTTTATTTGTAGGTCGTTTTTCTGATAGAGTTAAAAATTCGGAACGAAATAAAATTAGTAGATGGCTGAAAGAAAGAATACAAGCAGATAGTGTTAAAGTGGTGATCGAATAACGATAATTATTTGAAACAACCACCCACGACTCTAACTTAAATTGATTGATAATAAATTTATTGAAAAAGTGTTATAAAAAACAAACGCTCCAAGTCATTAAACTTGAAGCGCTTCATTTTCCTGTGATCCCGCTGGGACTCGAACCCAGGACCCATACATTAAAAGTGTATTGCTCTACCAACTGAGCTACGGAATCATTCCCTTTTTTCGTGATTGGGATTGCAAAGGTATACAAAAAATCATTCCTTCCAACTTTTTAGCAACTTTTTTTCAAACAACTTTACAAAACCCGCTACAGACAAAAAGAAACAACATATATCATTTACCCCTATTTTTGCATCTGAAAAAAATTTCTAATGCAAAATAAGGTCGTAGTCATCACCGGGGGTACATCCGGTATTGGAAAGGCACTGGCAATAGCTGCCCTCCGCGGCGGAGCGAAAGTCGCCGTGTGTGGCAGAAAGGCAGATACACTCCAAGCACTTGAAAAAGAACTCGCTACCGATAACCTGTACACCTATACCGCTGACGTCAGCAAGGAAGATGATTGCAAACACTTCATCGACCAGGTAATTGCCCGACTCGGTAGAATAGATGTTCTGATCAATAACGCTGGTATTTCCATGCGCGCTTTGTTCAAAGATGCTGATCTGACAGTACTTAAGCAATTGATGGATATCAACTTCTGGGGAACTGTATATTGCACAAAATATGCTTTACCGTCATTGCTGGCGAACAAA contains the following coding sequences:
- a CDS encoding TIGR00341 family protein; translated protein: MSKGLRTIKYFLQERFNLNEDKADEQRIVAEITRNVHFKGTNLWTLIFAIFIASIGLNVNSTAVIIGAMLISPLMGPIMGIGLAIAINDFDLLKKGIKNLAIAVIISVATSSIYFSVTPLHDASSELLARTNPSIWDVFIALLGGLAGIVAGTRREKSNVIPGVAIATALMPPLCTAGFGIATGKLYYFLGAAYLFFINSVFICLATFLIVKHLKFRKKEFATAETEKRVSRYILLAVILTLLPSVYLGYRIVQRSIFENNANKFVQTEFHFTKTQVVTHTYKYNNKGGEIDLLLVGQPLDQAIIDSLQKRLSLYHLSNTALNIRQGLDAKQQIDLSAIKASVLEEVFAAELVSDTLKRPTPGNITEVPDISLELKALYPSLIHYTLESSVFTRLDSIKRDTLFLFVGRFSDRVKNSERNKISRWLKERIQADSVKVVIE